The uncultured Hyphomonas sp. genome includes a window with the following:
- a CDS encoding iron-containing alcohol dehydrogenase yields the protein MPVMTFLTTCIFDSGALKQLPNVAKNLGITRPFIVTDPGIKAAGLLAKVEDALGMAPAGVFADTVPNPLESQAKQAAEAYKASGADGLIAVGGGSSMDHAKAIGLLVSHPDPLETYAAITGGAKKIKKIPPLIAIPTTAGTGSEVSVGTVVILENGRKETIVSPNLIPATAICDPDLTLGLPAGLTAATGMDALTHCIEAVLAPAVNPPAEGIGYDGAYRAFGEGWLKKAVQDGSDPDARWHMMMASYEGALAFVKGLGGVHALSHAAGRLKDKKLHHGTLNAVFLPHILRFHEGAADAKYARLRQVMGLKEGADLADAIAKLNEDLGIPPTLKEMGLGMEDAEGIVEYALKDLAHFGNPKPMSADDYAKVYETALG from the coding sequence ATGCCCGTTATGACCTTCCTGACAACCTGTATTTTTGATTCCGGCGCGCTGAAACAGCTGCCGAATGTCGCGAAGAATCTGGGCATCACGCGCCCCTTCATCGTCACCGACCCGGGCATCAAGGCCGCTGGCCTCCTGGCGAAAGTGGAAGATGCGCTCGGCATGGCCCCGGCTGGCGTGTTTGCTGACACCGTGCCCAACCCGCTGGAATCCCAGGCCAAGCAAGCGGCCGAAGCCTACAAGGCCAGCGGCGCCGACGGCCTGATCGCGGTCGGCGGCGGATCGTCCATGGACCACGCAAAAGCCATCGGCCTGCTGGTCAGCCACCCCGATCCGCTGGAAACCTATGCCGCCATCACCGGCGGCGCGAAGAAGATCAAGAAGATCCCGCCGCTGATCGCCATTCCAACGACGGCCGGAACGGGCTCTGAAGTCTCCGTCGGCACCGTGGTGATCCTGGAGAACGGGCGTAAGGAAACCATCGTGTCCCCGAACCTGATCCCGGCCACCGCGATCTGCGATCCGGACCTGACGCTCGGCCTGCCCGCGGGTCTGACCGCCGCGACCGGCATGGATGCCCTCACCCACTGTATCGAGGCCGTGCTGGCCCCGGCCGTCAATCCGCCTGCGGAAGGCATCGGCTATGATGGCGCCTATCGTGCGTTTGGCGAAGGCTGGCTGAAGAAAGCCGTTCAGGACGGCTCCGATCCGGATGCCCGCTGGCACATGATGATGGCCAGCTATGAAGGCGCGCTTGCCTTCGTGAAGGGGCTTGGCGGGGTTCACGCGCTGTCTCATGCGGCCGGGCGCCTGAAAGACAAGAAGCTGCACCATGGTACGCTGAACGCGGTTTTCCTGCCGCACATCCTGCGCTTCCATGAAGGGGCGGCAGACGCAAAATACGCGCGGCTGCGCCAGGTCATGGGCCTGAAGGAAGGTGCTGACCTCGCCGATGCCATCGCGAAGCTGAACGAAGATCTCGGCATTCCGCCCACGCTGAAGGAAATGGGCCTTGGCATGGAAGACGCCGAAGGCATCGTCGAGTACGCCCTCAAAGACCTTGCACACTTCGGAAATCCGAAGCCTATGAGTGCAGACGATTATGCGAAGGTCTACGAGACCGCGCTCGGATAA
- a CDS encoding DNA-3-methyladenine glycosylase I: MARKFAPILKMAAGHHGGRANALEMSQNTHAVADLSNVSADRLLSVMTRCVFNAGFNWKVIGAKWDGFEAAFEGFDPGKLAFFGEEMLDRLVSDERIVRNGQKIRATLENAKFVADVEAKEGGFGHFLASWPADDQLGLMAALNKRGSRLGGATGAYFLRFSGWDAWIASSHVCAALMREGVLDKPEAKSKRDLAALQDAINAYHDDSGLPRAQISRLLAMSIG, from the coding sequence ATGGCGCGAAAGTTCGCCCCGATCCTGAAGATGGCCGCAGGCCATCATGGCGGACGGGCGAATGCGCTGGAGATGTCGCAGAACACGCATGCGGTGGCGGACCTGTCGAACGTGTCCGCCGACCGTTTGCTCTCGGTGATGACACGCTGCGTGTTCAATGCCGGGTTCAACTGGAAAGTCATCGGCGCCAAATGGGACGGGTTCGAAGCAGCGTTCGAAGGCTTCGATCCCGGCAAGCTTGCTTTCTTCGGGGAAGAGATGCTGGACCGTCTGGTCTCTGACGAACGCATCGTCCGCAACGGCCAGAAAATCCGGGCCACGCTGGAAAACGCGAAATTCGTCGCCGACGTGGAAGCCAAGGAAGGCGGCTTCGGCCACTTCCTCGCCAGCTGGCCCGCCGATGACCAGCTTGGCCTGATGGCGGCGCTGAACAAGCGCGGCTCACGCCTCGGCGGGGCGACCGGCGCCTATTTCCTGCGCTTTAGCGGCTGGGATGCCTGGATCGCCTCCTCCCACGTTTGCGCGGCACTGATGCGTGAAGGCGTGCTGGACAAACCGGAAGCAAAATCAAAGCGCGACCTTGCTGCACTCCAGGACGCGATCAACGCCTATCATGACGACAGCGGCCTGCCCCGTGCCCAGATCAGCCGTCTGCTCGCCATGAGCATCGGCTGA
- a CDS encoding carotenoid oxygenase family protein has product MPSPVESAIRGVVTKGVVAIADFNRVRKKAKGPNPFLKGLHTPVMEEVTDTALKVTGEIPAALNGLYVRNGPNPLAEVNAATHHWFIGDAMIHGIRLQDGKALWYRNRWVRSNAVSDALGEPRAPGPRHPRTDIANTNIVGHAGKLWAIVEAGGYPVEMADDLATVTHSDFDGTLGESYSAHPHLDPENGEMHAICYEAQHPDTIWHTVVDTSGHVRRNEPIAVKNGPMIHDCQITPSYVIVMDLPVTFSMSALMGGASFPFRWNPKHKARIGLLPREGRGDEIIWCDVDPCYIFHPANAYETEDGKVVMDACVYETMFDTDGHGPDSPTAKFESLTMDPAARKVTRKVIDPAPQEFPRYDERLTGKPYRYAYAVALPEQSDAGFVGATCLYKHDLGADKREVHDFGEGRVPAEFVFVPAHDGAAEDEGWLIGYVSNTASDTSDFVILNAADFTAPPVAEVYIPYRIPPGFHGNFVPRG; this is encoded by the coding sequence ATGCCCAGCCCTGTTGAATCAGCCATTCGCGGTGTCGTCACCAAAGGTGTCGTCGCCATTGCCGACTTCAATCGCGTACGCAAGAAGGCAAAGGGCCCCAACCCCTTCCTGAAAGGGCTGCATACGCCGGTGATGGAAGAAGTGACCGACACCGCGCTGAAAGTCACCGGAGAGATCCCGGCGGCGCTGAACGGGCTTTATGTGCGCAACGGGCCGAACCCGCTGGCCGAGGTGAACGCCGCGACGCATCACTGGTTTATCGGGGACGCGATGATCCATGGCATCCGCCTGCAGGACGGCAAGGCGCTCTGGTACCGCAACCGCTGGGTCCGCTCCAATGCGGTCAGCGATGCATTGGGCGAACCGCGTGCGCCCGGTCCGCGCCATCCACGTACGGATATCGCCAACACAAACATTGTCGGCCATGCCGGAAAGCTCTGGGCGATTGTCGAGGCAGGGGGATATCCGGTCGAAATGGCGGACGACCTCGCCACGGTCACGCATTCCGATTTCGATGGCACGCTGGGCGAATCCTATTCCGCACACCCGCATCTCGACCCGGAGAACGGCGAGATGCACGCCATCTGCTACGAGGCCCAGCACCCGGACACGATCTGGCATACGGTGGTAGACACGAGCGGCCATGTCCGCCGCAACGAGCCCATCGCCGTGAAGAACGGCCCGATGATCCATGACTGCCAGATCACGCCCTCCTATGTGATCGTGATGGACCTGCCGGTAACCTTCTCCATGTCGGCTCTGATGGGTGGGGCGAGCTTTCCCTTCCGCTGGAACCCGAAACACAAGGCCCGCATCGGCCTGTTGCCGCGCGAGGGCAGGGGAGACGAGATCATCTGGTGCGATGTCGACCCGTGTTATATTTTCCATCCCGCCAATGCCTATGAGACTGAAGACGGCAAGGTCGTCATGGATGCCTGCGTCTATGAAACCATGTTCGACACGGACGGCCACGGGCCTGACTCGCCAACGGCAAAGTTTGAATCCCTGACCATGGACCCGGCCGCCCGCAAGGTGACACGTAAGGTGATCGACCCGGCGCCGCAGGAATTCCCGCGCTATGACGAACGCCTGACGGGCAAGCCCTATCGCTATGCCTATGCCGTGGCGCTGCCGGAGCAATCCGACGCTGGCTTTGTCGGGGCAACATGCCTGTACAAGCATGATCTTGGGGCGGACAAGCGTGAGGTTCACGATTTCGGCGAGGGGCGTGTGCCGGCGGAATTCGTCTTCGTGCCGGCGCATGACGGCGCGGCTGAGGATGAAGGATGGCTGATCGGCTATGTCAGCAACACAGCCTCAGACACGTCTGACTTCGTTATCCTGAATGCCGCAGATTTCACCGCCCCGCCAGTGGCCGAAGTCTATATTCCTTATCGCATTCCGCCGGGCTTCCACGGCAATTTCGTTCCGCGCGGGTGA